The following proteins come from a genomic window of Priestia filamentosa:
- a CDS encoding YitT family protein, which yields MNKIIKRRPRKLRTTSRILLIIIGAFITAYGLEAVLIPNNVSDGGVTGISIVGSQFGLPLGLLIAILNIPFVFLGYKQIGKSFAIYSVIGIASLAAGTILMHHVPTIIDGDTLLVTVVGGIIIGFGMGLALRNGGALDGIDMLAVLLSRKLPFGTSDLILFLNLFVFIIVSTVFGLQGAILSAIAYFIASKVIHIVEEGLSGSKTFKIITVHPELMVETIRDRLGRGATYKQAQGGYSNENFKEITCIINRLEESKMKEIINEIDENAFVTVYDVAEVKGGNFKKNNIH from the coding sequence ATGAACAAAATCATAAAGAGAAGGCCTAGGAAACTTAGAACAACTTCACGTATACTCTTAATAATTATCGGTGCTTTTATCACAGCATACGGTTTAGAAGCAGTTTTAATACCAAACAACGTATCAGACGGTGGTGTTACAGGGATTAGTATCGTTGGTTCACAATTTGGACTGCCACTTGGATTGTTAATTGCTATCTTGAATATTCCGTTTGTATTTTTAGGATATAAACAAATTGGAAAGAGCTTTGCGATTTATTCAGTTATTGGAATTGCTTCATTAGCAGCAGGAACAATCCTTATGCACCATGTACCAACTATTATAGATGGAGATACGTTATTAGTAACGGTTGTTGGTGGTATTATCATTGGTTTTGGAATGGGACTAGCTCTAAGAAACGGTGGTGCGCTTGATGGCATTGATATGTTAGCAGTACTGCTCTCTAGAAAATTACCTTTTGGAACAAGTGATCTTATTTTATTCTTAAACTTGTTTGTTTTTATCATTGTATCTACTGTGTTTGGCCTTCAAGGCGCTATTCTTTCTGCAATTGCTTACTTTATTGCTTCTAAAGTGATTCACATTGTTGAAGAAGGATTGAGTGGTTCTAAGACGTTCAAAATTATTACTGTTCATCCTGAATTAATGGTTGAGACAATTCGTGATCGATTAGGGCGTGGTGCAACGTATAAGCAAGCTCAAGGCGGTTATTCAAATGAAAATTTCAAAGAAATTACTTGTATTATTAACCGTTTAGAAGAAAGCAAAATGAAAGAAATTATTAATGAAATTGATGAGAATGCTTTTGTTACAGTTTATGATGTAGCAGAAGTAAAAGGTGGTAACTTTAAGAAAAATAATATTCATTAA
- a CDS encoding C40 family peptidase, which produces MKSNRTVRKYVISSALVTSLALTPMLSENAFAFAKSHPEEQTNTTVAKPQTTTPTSTSLIRKGASGQQVRDLQSKLNSQGYYKYNIDGIFGSITEQAVRQFQAAHNLSVDGIVGPNTAKALSLAPTGSVAGSNTNTNTNTNTSNSTTTPTAPAQNNQSVSSTRAAVVAAAKSVVGTPYVWGGTTTKGLDSSGFINYVFDQVGIDLSRTHREMWKNNGVRVSSPQVGDVVFFEGTYNVQGASHSAVYLGNNVMIHAGDAGVEYARLDNPYWQKHYIGAKSFIN; this is translated from the coding sequence TTGAAATCAAATCGTACGGTGCGCAAATATGTTATTTCATCAGCTTTAGTTACATCACTAGCGCTAACACCAATGTTAAGTGAAAATGCTTTTGCTTTTGCTAAGTCACATCCTGAAGAGCAAACAAATACAACTGTAGCAAAACCACAAACTACTACACCAACTAGCACATCACTTATTCGTAAAGGAGCTTCTGGACAACAAGTTAGAGATCTTCAATCAAAATTAAATAGTCAAGGCTACTATAAATACAACATTGATGGCATTTTCGGATCTATCACAGAACAAGCTGTAAGACAATTTCAAGCTGCTCATAATCTTTCAGTTGACGGCATTGTAGGACCTAACACAGCTAAAGCTCTTTCATTAGCACCAACTGGTTCTGTAGCAGGTTCTAATACAAATACAAACACAAACACAAACACATCTAATTCTACTACAACGCCAACTGCTCCTGCACAAAATAACCAATCTGTATCAAGTACAAGAGCAGCTGTTGTTGCTGCTGCAAAAAGTGTAGTTGGAACACCTTATGTATGGGGTGGCACAACAACGAAAGGTCTTGATAGCAGCGGTTTTATCAACTATGTATTTGATCAAGTTGGTATCGACCTGTCAAGAACACATCGTGAAATGTGGAAAAATAACGGTGTACGTGTTAGTTCACCACAAGTAGGAGACGTTGTCTTCTTCGAAGGTACTTACAATGTACAAGGAGCTTCTCATAGTGCCGTTTATCTTGGTAACAACGTGATGATTCACGCAGGAGATGCTGGTGTTGAATATGCTCGTCTTGACAATCCATACTGGCAAAAACACTACATTGGTGCTAAATCATTTATTAACTAA